In a single window of the Pseudoxanthomonas sp. F37 genome:
- the rlmE gene encoding 23S rRNA (uridine(2552)-2'-O)-methyltransferase RlmE: MATRSKSSQRWLKEHFSDPYVKKAQAEGLRSRAAYKLEELLERDRLLKPGMVVVDLGAAPGGWSQFVRQAMGDHGRVVAMDILDMPPLAGVEFLHGDFRDDSVLSQLEALLDGAPVDLVLSDMAPNKSGVDAVDQPRAMYLAELAMDFADRHLKPGGAFLIKLFQGTGFDDYIRELRRRYDKVAIRKPDASRKRSPEVYALGQGKRIQIK; this comes from the coding sequence ATGGCCACCCGCAGCAAGAGCAGCCAGCGCTGGCTGAAGGAACACTTCTCCGATCCTTACGTGAAGAAGGCCCAGGCCGAGGGCCTGCGCTCGCGCGCGGCCTACAAGCTGGAAGAGCTGCTGGAGCGCGACCGCCTGCTCAAGCCGGGCATGGTGGTGGTGGACCTGGGCGCGGCGCCGGGAGGCTGGTCGCAGTTCGTCCGCCAGGCGATGGGCGACCACGGCCGGGTCGTGGCGATGGACATCCTGGACATGCCGCCGTTGGCGGGCGTGGAGTTCCTTCACGGTGATTTCAGGGACGACAGCGTCCTATCGCAGCTTGAAGCCCTGCTGGACGGTGCGCCCGTGGACCTTGTGCTGTCCGACATGGCCCCCAATAAGAGTGGTGTGGACGCGGTCGACCAGCCGCGGGCGATGTACCTGGCGGAGCTGGCCATGGACTTCGCCGACCGGCACCTGAAGCCGGGCGGCGCCTTCCTGATCAAGCTGTTCCAGGGCACCGGGTTCGACGACTACATCCGCGAGCTCCGCCGCCGCTATGACAAGGTGGCGATCCGCAAGCCGGATGCCTCCCGCAAGCGCTCCCCCGAGGTGTACGCCCTGGGGCAGGGCAAGCGGATCCAGATCAAGTAA
- a CDS encoding Mth938-like domain-containing protein, translating into MQLSHELPDYAFTLRSADGRHARVNDLTLTDSFILSPQQLVENWPVRDSAALTADDLAPLLALQPEVVLLGTGERQVFPPAAAMAACLRQGVGLEVMTNAAAARTFNVLAGESRRVVAGFLLAPG; encoded by the coding sequence ATGCAGCTGAGCCACGAACTGCCCGACTACGCCTTCACCCTGCGCTCCGCCGACGGCCGGCACGCACGGGTGAACGACCTCACCCTCACCGACAGCTTCATCCTGTCCCCGCAGCAACTGGTCGAGAACTGGCCGGTCCGGGACAGCGCGGCGCTCACCGCCGACGATCTGGCGCCCCTGCTGGCGTTGCAGCCCGAGGTGGTCCTGCTCGGCACGGGCGAGCGCCAGGTCTTCCCGCCCGCCGCGGCGATGGCGGCCTGCCTTCGCCAGGGCGTGGGCCTGGAAGTGATGACCAACGCCGCGGCCGCACGCACCTTCAACGTGCTGGCCGGCGAGTCCAGGCGCGTGGTCGCGGGTTTCCTGCTGGCACCGGGCTGA
- the yhbY gene encoding ribosome assembly RNA-binding protein YhbY, with amino-acid sequence MPVALTAAQTRFLRGQAHDLKALLQIGNKGLTPAFIAELDAVLEQHELVKVKVAGEDRQARDAMIDQLAEQADAALVQRIGHTAVLYRPSKERRHIVLPRG; translated from the coding sequence ATGCCTGTTGCCCTGACCGCCGCCCAGACCCGTTTCCTGCGCGGCCAGGCCCATGACCTGAAAGCCCTGCTGCAGATCGGCAACAAAGGCCTCACCCCGGCCTTCATCGCCGAGTTGGACGCGGTGCTGGAACAGCACGAACTGGTCAAGGTGAAGGTGGCGGGCGAAGACCGCCAGGCGCGCGATGCGATGATCGACCAGCTGGCCGAGCAGGCCGACGCGGCCCTGGTGCAGCGCATCGGCCATACCGCCGTGCTGTATCGCCCCAGCAAGGAGCGCCGGCACATCGTGCTGCCGCGCGGCTGA
- the ftsH gene encoding ATP-dependent zinc metalloprotease FtsH has translation MNDLTKNLLLWVVVAVVLMVVFQSFSPKGGATATGGPITYSEFLREVESGRVASVKFTNESNLATNAIAFKRKDSSTGTVYGPQDDKLVDTLLDKNVTIDREQPESGISLVAILLNFLPVLLIIGFWIFIMRQMQGGGGGAKGAMSFGKSRAKLQGEDQVKVTFADVAGCDEAKEEVGELVEFLRDPGKFQKLGGKIPRGVLMVGQPGTGKTLLAKAIAGEAKVPFFSISGSDFVEMFVGVGASRVRDMFEQAKKHAPCIIFIDEIDAVGRHRGAGLGGGHDEREQTLNQLLVEMDGFEGGEGVIVIAATNRPDVLDPALLRPGRFDRQVVVGLPDVKGREQILRVHMRKLPLADDVEPMVIARGTPGFSGADLANLCNEAALFAARENAKDVRMDHFDRARDKILMGAERRSMAMSEEEKTLTAYHEAGHAIVGRVVPEHDPVYKVTIIPRGRALGVTMYLPEGDKYSLNRVAIESQLCSLYGGRVAEELIFGADKVTTGASNDIERATKMARNMVTKWGLSDEMGPIAYGEEEDEVFLGRSVTQHKNVSNETARRIDEVVRAILDRAYARTKTILTENLDKLHTMSHLLLQYETIDAPQIDAIMEGREPPPPMGWNKAGKDDDKPESRPLPPIGGPAAQT, from the coding sequence ATGAACGACCTGACCAAGAATCTGCTGCTGTGGGTAGTCGTCGCCGTCGTGCTGATGGTGGTCTTCCAGAGCTTCTCGCCCAAGGGCGGCGCCACCGCGACCGGTGGCCCGATCACGTATTCCGAATTCCTGCGCGAGGTCGAGTCCGGCCGCGTGGCCTCGGTGAAGTTCACCAACGAGAGCAACCTGGCCACCAACGCCATCGCCTTCAAGCGCAAGGACAGCTCCACCGGCACCGTGTACGGCCCGCAGGACGACAAGCTGGTCGACACGCTGCTGGACAAGAACGTCACCATCGACCGCGAGCAGCCGGAAAGCGGCATCTCGCTGGTGGCCATCCTGCTGAACTTCCTGCCGGTGCTGCTGATCATCGGTTTCTGGATCTTCATCATGCGCCAGATGCAGGGCGGCGGCGGCGGCGCCAAGGGCGCCATGTCCTTCGGTAAGTCGCGCGCCAAGCTGCAGGGCGAGGACCAGGTGAAGGTCACCTTCGCCGACGTCGCCGGCTGCGACGAGGCCAAGGAGGAAGTCGGCGAACTGGTCGAGTTCCTGCGCGACCCCGGCAAGTTCCAGAAGCTGGGCGGCAAGATCCCGCGCGGCGTGCTGATGGTCGGCCAGCCCGGTACCGGCAAGACGCTGCTGGCCAAGGCCATCGCCGGCGAAGCCAAGGTGCCGTTCTTCAGCATCTCCGGTTCTGACTTCGTCGAGATGTTCGTGGGCGTGGGCGCCAGCCGCGTGCGCGACATGTTCGAGCAGGCCAAGAAGCATGCCCCCTGCATCATCTTCATCGACGAGATCGACGCCGTCGGCCGCCATCGCGGTGCCGGCCTGGGCGGCGGCCACGACGAGCGCGAGCAGACCCTGAACCAGCTGCTGGTGGAGATGGACGGTTTCGAGGGCGGCGAAGGCGTCATCGTGATCGCGGCCACCAACCGTCCCGACGTGCTGGACCCGGCGCTGCTGCGTCCGGGCCGCTTCGACCGCCAGGTGGTGGTGGGCCTGCCCGACGTGAAGGGCCGCGAACAGATCCTGCGCGTGCACATGCGCAAGCTGCCGCTGGCCGACGACGTGGAGCCGATGGTGATCGCCCGCGGCACGCCGGGCTTCAGCGGCGCGGACCTGGCCAACCTGTGCAACGAGGCGGCGCTGTTCGCCGCGCGCGAGAACGCCAAGGACGTCCGCATGGACCACTTCGACCGCGCTCGCGACAAGATCCTGATGGGCGCCGAGCGCCGTTCGATGGCGATGAGCGAGGAGGAGAAGACGCTCACCGCCTACCACGAGGCCGGCCATGCCATCGTCGGCCGCGTGGTGCCCGAGCACGACCCGGTCTACAAGGTCACCATCATCCCGCGGGGCCGTGCGCTGGGCGTGACCATGTACCTGCCCGAGGGCGACAAGTACTCGCTCAACCGCGTGGCCATCGAATCCCAGCTGTGCTCGCTGTATGGCGGCCGCGTGGCCGAAGAGCTGATCTTCGGCGCCGACAAGGTCACCACCGGTGCATCCAACGACATCGAGCGCGCCACCAAGATGGCCCGCAACATGGTCACCAAGTGGGGCCTGAGCGACGAAATGGGCCCGATCGCCTACGGCGAGGAAGAGGACGAGGTGTTCCTGGGCCGCTCGGTCACCCAGCACAAGAACGTCTCCAACGAGACCGCGCGCCGCATCGACGAGGTAGTGCGCGCCATCCTGGACCGCGCCTATGCGCGCACCAAGACCATCCTCACCGAGAACCTGGACAAGCTGCACACGATGTCCCACCTGCTGCTGCAGTACGAGACCATCGACGCGCCGCAGATCGACGCCATCATGGAAGGCCGCGAGCCGCCGCCGCCGATGGGCTGGAACAAGGCGGGCAAGGACGACGACAAGCCCGAGTCCCGCCCGCTGCCGCCGATCGGTGGCCCGGCCGCGCAGACCTGA